The following proteins are encoded in a genomic region of Bacillota bacterium:
- a CDS encoding aspartate-semialdehyde dehydrogenase encodes QKLSPEEVREILTLAPGISVVDEPARLQYPLPIFAAGRDEVFVGRIREDFSLPHGINLWIVADNVRKGAALNAVQIAELLIRDGLL; translated from the coding sequence TACAAAAACTGAGCCCAGAGGAAGTGCGGGAAATTTTGACCTTAGCCCCCGGTATTTCAGTGGTGGATGAACCCGCGCGCCTACAGTATCCGCTTCCGATTTTTGCTGCCGGGCGGGACGAAGTATTTGTGGGCCGTATTAGAGAAGATTTTAGCCTTCCTCACGGAATAAACTTGTGGATCGTAGCCGATAACGTTCGCAAAGGTGCTGCTTTAAATGCTGTTCAAATTGCAGAGCTCTTGATCCGGGATGGTCTACTGTAG